A region from the Prionailurus viverrinus isolate Anna chromosome E2, UM_Priviv_1.0, whole genome shotgun sequence genome encodes:
- the CHTF8 gene encoding chromosome transmission fidelity protein 8 homolog — MVQIVISSAGAGGLAEWVLMELQGEIEARYSTGLAGNLLGDLHYTTEGIPVLIVGHHILYGKIIHLEKPFAVLVKHTPGEDCDELGCKTGTRYLVTALIKNKILFKTRPKPIITNVPKKV; from the exons ATGGTGCAAATTGTTATTTCCAG TGCTGGGGCTGGAGGCCTGGCAGAATGGGTGCTGATGGAGCTACAGGGGGAGATCGAGGCTCGCTACAGCACTGGATTAGCTGGAAACCTCCTGGGAGACCTACATTACACCACTGAG GGAATCCCTGTGCTGATCGTGGGGCATCATATCCTGTATGGAAAAATCATCCACCTGGAGAAACCTTTTGCCGTCCTTGTCAAACACACTCCTGGGGAGGACTGTGATGAGCTTGGCTGCAAGACTGGCACCCGGTACCTGGTGACAGCACTCATCAAAAACAAGATCCTTTTCAAAACTCGCCCCAAGCCCATTATCACCAACGTCCCCAAGAAAGTATGA
- the DERPC gene encoding decreased expression in renal and prostate cancer protein, protein MKEPRIFPRERPTPWTRAQLPPRGRLDGSLGPQGGPVLNTGHPLGMNSDPFLMATGSLGGNLAPFPRNPSPFPTSSGSLASNPAPFPAGARDPGMASFPRGMNPTGTGAVSFPRPGGLLGPGPGPGPGPGPSLNPRAGALPGPGPLSNPRLGGLPGPGPMSNPRAGGLLGTGPDPRSGGPMGPGSGPNLRAGVLLPSGNGPPNPRPVGLGPGPSPNLRSGFVGTNPAPRSGMFPGPGLGPNPRANSLGPGLGPNPRAGSLGPGPNLDTRAGGLLGTGSGLNLRMAGPQGLDLAPILRAAGLLGANSAAFSQASGNMGTSPSSMARVPGPMGPNSGPGSRGIGLPGPNPSPMSRAPGPIGPNSAHFSRPAGPMGVNASPFPRGTGSGGLNPAAFSQSSGTLASNPATFQRSAGLQGSSPAIFPRTSGPLGPNPANFPRASGLQGPSPAAFPRSTGPLGPGQVTFPRSAPGPLGSSPAGPVGINPAPFARPTGTLGLNPASFPRMNGPVSKTLVPFPRVGNLPGTNPAAFPRPGGPMAAMYPNGMLPP, encoded by the coding sequence ATGAAAGAACCCCGGATTTTCCCTAGAGAGCGGCCAACTCCTTGGACTCGTGCTCAGTTGCCACCTCGAGGACGACTCGACGGTTCCTTGGGACCACAGGGGGGTCCTGTCCTAAACACAGGTCACCCGCTGGGCATGAACTCTGATCCCTTCCTTATGGCAACTGGTTCTCTTGGTGGAAATCTGGCCCCATTTCCAAGGAACCCATCGCCTTTTCCAACTTCATCAGGCTCATTGGCTTCAAATCCAGCACCTTTCCCTGCTGGTGCTCGTGACCCAGGCATGGCTTCTTTTCCAAGAGGGATGAATCCCACTGGCACAGGTGCAGTTTCTTTCCCAAGGCCTGGTGGCCTCTTGGGCCCAggtccaggcccaggcccaggcccaggcccatcTCTAAACCCAAGGGCAGGGGCTCTACCAGGCCCAGGGCCTCTGTCTAATCCAAGGTTAGGGGGTCTCCCGGGGCCAGGTCCTATGTCCAACCCAAGGGCAGGTGGTCTCCTGGGAACAGGTCCTGACCCCAGAAGTGGCGGCCCCATGGGCCCTGGATCTGGGCCCAACCTGAGAGCAGGTGTCCTGTTGCCTTCTGGGAATGGTCCTCCTAATCCTAGGCCTGTTGGCCTGGGACCAGGACCCAGTCCCAATCTGAGATCAGGCTTCGTTGGTACAAACCCTGCCCCGAGATCAGGTATGTTTCCAGGCCCTGGCCTTGGGCCCAACCCAAGAGCAAATAGCCTGGGCCCAGGCCTTGGGCCCAACCCAAGGGCAGGTAGCCTGGGACCAGGCCCAAATCTGGACACCAGAGCAGGTGGCCTCCTGGGCACGGGATCTGGTCTTAACTTAAGGATGGCTGGACCTCAAGGCCTAGATCTTGCCCCCATTTTAAGAGCAGCAGGTCTATTAGGAGCAAATTCAGCTGCTTTCTCACAGGCTTCTGGAAACATGGGCACAAGCCCATCCTCTATGGCAAGAGTACCTGGCCCCATGGGCCCAAACTCGGGTCCCGGTTCTCGGGGAATTGGCCTTCCAGGGCCAAATCCATCTCCCATGTCCAGAGCTCCTGGCCCCATAGGCCCTAATTCAGCTCATTTTTCAAGGCCAGCTGGGCCCATGGGAGTAAATGCCAGTCCCTTTCCAAGGGGGACCGGTTCAGGGGGGCTGAATCCAGCTGCCTTTTCTCAGTCTTCTGGCACATTGGCTTCAAATCCAGCTACTTTCCAGAGGTCTGCTGGCCTCCAGGGCTCAAGTCCAGCAATTTTCCCAAGAACCTCTGGGCCACTAGGCCCCAACCCAGCTAACTTCCCAAGGGCCAGTGGCTTGCAGGGCCCAAGTCCTGCTGCCTTCCCAAGGTCTACTGGCCCGTTAGGCCCTGGTCAGGTTACTTTCCCCAGGTCAGCTCCTGGGCCCCTGGGCTCTTCTCCAGCAGGCCCTGTGGGCATCAACCCAGCTCCTTTTGCAAGGCCAACTGGGACCCTGGGTCTAAACCCAGCTTCCTTTCCAAGGATGAATGGCCCTGTGAGCAAGACTTTAGTCCCATTTCCTAGAGTGGGGAACCTCCCTGGCACAAACCCGGCTGCTTTCCCCAGACCAGGGGGTCCTATGGCTGCAATGTACCCAAATGGAATGTTACCCCCTTAA
- the HAS3 gene encoding hyaluronan synthase 3 isoform X2 — MPVQLTTALRVVGTSLFALAVLGGILAAYVTGYQFIHTEKHYLSFGLYGAILGLHLLIQSLFAFLEHRRMRRAGRPLKLASPLRRSVALCIAAYQEDPDYLRKCLRSAQRIAFPDLKVVMVVDGNRQEDAYMLDIFHEVLGGTEQAGFFVWRSNFHEAGEGETEASLQEGMDRVRDVVRTSTFSCIMQKWGGKREVMYTAFKALGDSVDYIQVCDSDTVLDPACTIEMLRVLEEDPQVGGVGGDVQPSGKGMAVEDDQVQAAQGRAAEAWSVHHCNSSREQ, encoded by the exons aTGCCGGTGCAGCTGACAACAGCCCTGCGTGTGGTGGGCACCAGCCTGTTTGCCCTGGCAGTGCTGGGTGGCATCCTGGCGGCTTACGTGACAGGCTACCAGTTCATTCACACAGAGAAGCACTACCTGTCCTTCGGCCTGTACGGTGCCATCCTGGGCCTGCACCTGCTCATCCAGAGCCTGTTTGCCTTCCTGGAGCACCGGCGCATGCGGCGGGCGGGCCGGCCGCTGAAACTCGCCTCCCCGTTGCGCCGCTCGGTGGCACTGTGCATCGCGGCATACCAGGAGGACCCCGACTATTTGCGCAAGTGCCTGCGCTCCGCCCAGCGCATCGCCTTCCCTGACCTCAAGGTGGTCATGGTGGTGGATGGCAATCGCCAGGAGGACGCCTACATGCTGGACATCTTCCACGAGGTGCTAGGCGGCACTGAGCAAGCTGGCTTCTTTGTGTGGCGCAGCAACTTCCATGAGGCAGGTGAAGGGGAGACCGAGGCCAGCCTGCAGGAGGGCATGGACCGTGTGCGGGATGTGGTGAGAACCAGCACCTTCTCCTGCATCATGCAGAAGTGGGGAGGCAAGCGAGAGGTCATGTACACGGCTTTCAAGGCTCTTGGTGATTCAGTGGACTACATCCAG GTGTGCGACTCTGACACCGTGCTGGATCCAGCCTGCACCATCGAGATGCTTCGAGTCCTGGAGGAGGACCCCCAAGTAGGGGGAGTTGGAGGAGATGTACAA CCCTCAGGGAAAGGTATGGCAGTAGAGGATGACCAGGTCCAAGCTGCCCAGGGCAGAGCTGCTGAAGCATGGTCCGTTCACCATTGCAACAGTTCTAGAGAGCAGTGA
- the HAS3 gene encoding hyaluronan synthase 3 isoform X1 has product MPVQLTTALRVVGTSLFALAVLGGILAAYVTGYQFIHTEKHYLSFGLYGAILGLHLLIQSLFAFLEHRRMRRAGRPLKLASPLRRSVALCIAAYQEDPDYLRKCLRSAQRIAFPDLKVVMVVDGNRQEDAYMLDIFHEVLGGTEQAGFFVWRSNFHEAGEGETEASLQEGMDRVRDVVRTSTFSCIMQKWGGKREVMYTAFKALGDSVDYIQVCDSDTVLDPACTIEMLRVLEEDPQVGGVGGDVQILNKYDSWISFLSSVRYWMAFNVERACQSYFGCVQCISGPLGMYRNSLLQQFLEDWYHQKFLGSKCSFGDDRHLTNRVLSLGYRTKYTARSKCLTETPTKYLRWLNQQTRWSKSYFREWLYNSLWFHKHHLWMTYESVVTGFFPFFLIATVIQLFYRGRIWNILLFLLTVQLVGIIKATYACFLRGNAEMIFMSLYSLLYMSSLLPAKIFAIATINKSGWGTSGRKTIVVNFIGLIPVSIWVAVLLGGLAYTAYCQDLFSETELAFLVSGAILYGCYWVALLMLYLAIIARRCGKKPEQYSLAYAEV; this is encoded by the exons aTGCCGGTGCAGCTGACAACAGCCCTGCGTGTGGTGGGCACCAGCCTGTTTGCCCTGGCAGTGCTGGGTGGCATCCTGGCGGCTTACGTGACAGGCTACCAGTTCATTCACACAGAGAAGCACTACCTGTCCTTCGGCCTGTACGGTGCCATCCTGGGCCTGCACCTGCTCATCCAGAGCCTGTTTGCCTTCCTGGAGCACCGGCGCATGCGGCGGGCGGGCCGGCCGCTGAAACTCGCCTCCCCGTTGCGCCGCTCGGTGGCACTGTGCATCGCGGCATACCAGGAGGACCCCGACTATTTGCGCAAGTGCCTGCGCTCCGCCCAGCGCATCGCCTTCCCTGACCTCAAGGTGGTCATGGTGGTGGATGGCAATCGCCAGGAGGACGCCTACATGCTGGACATCTTCCACGAGGTGCTAGGCGGCACTGAGCAAGCTGGCTTCTTTGTGTGGCGCAGCAACTTCCATGAGGCAGGTGAAGGGGAGACCGAGGCCAGCCTGCAGGAGGGCATGGACCGTGTGCGGGATGTGGTGAGAACCAGCACCTTCTCCTGCATCATGCAGAAGTGGGGAGGCAAGCGAGAGGTCATGTACACGGCTTTCAAGGCTCTTGGTGATTCAGTGGACTACATCCAG GTGTGCGACTCTGACACCGTGCTGGATCCAGCCTGCACCATCGAGATGCTTCGAGTCCTGGAGGAGGACCCCCAAGTAGGGGGAGTTGGAGGAGATGTACAA ATCCTCAACAAGTATGACTCGTGGATCTCCTTCCTGAGCAGTGTGCGGTACTGGATGGCCTTCAACGTGGAGCGGGCCTGCCAGTCCTACTTCGGCTGCGTGCAGTGTATTAGTGGGCCTTTGGGCATGTACCGCAACAGCCTTCTCCAGCAATTCCTGGAGGACTGGTACCATCAGAAGTTCCTGGGCAGCAAGTGCAGCTTCGGAGATGACCGCCACCTCACCAACCGAGTCCTGAGCCTCGGCTACCGGACTAAGTATACAGCACGTTCCAAGTGCCTCACAGAGACTCCCACCAAGTACCTCCGGTGGCTCAACCAGCAGACCCGCTGGAGCAAGTCTTACTTCCGAGAGTGGCTCTACAACTCTCTGTGGTTCCATAAGCACCACCTCTGGATGACCTACGAATCAGTGGTCACAggtttcttccccttcttcctcattgccacagTCATACAGCTTTTCTACAGAGGCCGCATCTGGAATATTCTCCTCTTCCTGCTGACGGTGCAGCTGGTGGGCATTATCAAGGCTACCTATGCCTGCTTCCTTCGGGGCAATGCAGAAATGATCTTCATGTCCCTCTATTCCCTTCTGTATATGTCCAGCCTCCTGCCGGCCAAGATCTTTGCCATTGCTACCATCAACAAGTCTGGCTGGGGCACCTCTGGCCGAAAAACCATCGTGGTGAACTTCATTGGCCTCATCCCTGTGTCCATCTGGGTGGCAGTCCTTCTAGGGGGACTGGCCTACACAGCGTATTGCCAGGATCTGTTCAGTGAGACAGAGCTAGCCTTCCTGGTCTCTGGGGCCATCCTGTATGGCTGCTACTGGGTAGCCCTCCTCATGTTGTATCTGGCCATCATAGCCCGGCGATGTGGGAAGAAGCCAGAGCAGTACAGCTTAGCTTATGCTGAGGTGTGA